One region of Cucurbita pepo subsp. pepo cultivar mu-cu-16 chromosome LG03, ASM280686v2, whole genome shotgun sequence genomic DNA includes:
- the LOC111789871 gene encoding mannose-6-phosphate isomerase 1-like → MESDAVSRTKQSNIFRLKCSVHNYDWGIKGYDSRVARLFALNSGSIIDPDKPYAEFWMGTHDSGPSFLIAATENGGSVDSDSTSLKSWVSENPNVLGDKVVEKWGADIPFLFKVLSVAKPLSIQAHPDKELAKELHMLQPKVYRDANHKPEMALAITEFEALCGFISLEELKDVLHTVPEIVEMIGDADTNRVLLLNDEDDEDDLKSALRLAFTQLMSASKSLISKAISELKRRLNSESEVRPLTAKEALVLQLEKQYPDDVGVIAAFFLNYVKLTPGEALHLGANEPHAYISGECIECMATSDNVIRAGLTPKFRDVQTLCAMLTYKQGFPEILQGVSMNPYITKYVPPFDEFEVDRCVLPGGASVVFPASPGPSIFLVAGGEGTMLHEESHRSDVISEGDVLFVPDEAEINITSEVELLIFRTGVNHKFFDTFMNGK, encoded by the exons ATGGAGTCTGATGCTGTTTCGAGGACGAAACAGAGCAATATCTTCCGATTGAAGTGCTCCGTTCATAATTATGATTGGGGAATCAAAGGATATGATTCTCGCGTCGCTAGGCTCTTCGCCTTGAACTCAGGATCCATTATCGATCCTGATAAACCCTACGCTGAATTCTGGATGGGAACTCACGATTCCGGACCGTCGTTTTTAATTGCCGCTACTGAGAATGGCGGCTCGGTTGACTCCGATTCTACTTCCTTGAAGTCATGGGTTTCGGAAAATCCAAATGTCCTCGGCGATAAGGTCGTTGAGAAATGGGGCGCTGATATCCCCTTTCTGTTCAAG GTTCTTTCTGTGGCGAAACCATTGTCGATTCAGGCTCATCCGGATAAGGAATTGGCGAAGGAGCTTCATATGTTGCAACCTAAAGTCTATAGAGATGCAAATCACAAGCCTGAAATGGCGCTGGCGATTACGGAGTTTGAGGCTCTGTGTGGGTTCATCAGTCTCGAG GAGTTGAAGGATGTTCTTCATACTGTTCCTGAGATTGTAGAAATGATTGGCGATGCAGACACAAACAGAGTGTTGTTGTTAAATGATGAAGACGATGAAGACGACCTGAAGTCTGCTCTGAGGTTGGCTTTCACCCAGTTGATGTCAGCATCCAAATCGTTGATTTCGAAAGCGATATCTGAATTGAAGAGACGACTGAACTCCGAAAGTGAG GTGAGGCCCCTAACTGCTAAGGAAGCTTTGGTTTTACAACTGGAGAAGCAATATCCAGATGATGTGGGCGTTATAGCAGCCTTCTTCTTAAACTATGTGAAGCTCACTCCTGGAGAAGCTCTGCACCTTGGGGCAAATGAGCCTCATGCATACATAAGCGGTGAGTGTATCGAGTGCATGGCAACGTCCGATAATGTCATCCGGGCTGGCCTAACTCCCAAGTTTCGCGACGTCCAGACTCTCTGTGCCATGCTTACTTACAAACAG GGCTTTCCTGAAATCCTCCAAGGAGTTTCCATGAATCCATACATAACAAAGTACGTTCCACCATTTGACGAATTCGAGGTAGATCGTTGTGTTCTGCCAGGAGGGGCATCCGTCGTATTTCCAGCGAGCCCGGGTCCTTCGATATTTCTGGTTGCTGGAGGAGAGGGGACGATGCTGCATGAAGAATCACATAGAAGTGATGTAATCAGTGAAGGAGACGTCCTCTTTGTACCCGATGAAGCTGAAATTAATATAACAAGTGAAGTTGAGTTGCTCATTTTTAGAACAGGAGTGAACCACAAGTTCTTTGACACATTCATGAATGGTAAATAA
- the LOC111791134 gene encoding DELLA protein GAI-like encodes MKQDNTHQSPNPAAAETEKLAVGDQDEDELLAALGYNVRSSDMSDVALKIEQLEMVMGLSEHDGISHLSSNTIHYNPSDMSSWIETMIDELNNPVHVGDESIPAIATTAAFTDDSEYDLRVIPGIAAYPQLNSTTTRKRCKNFDCESVLVKAPSFSEPSRSVVLVDSAETGVHLVHSLLACADAVSQNNLNLAEAILKHIKILVDVQTGAVRKVAGFFAQALTYRIYRFYPLKPFDCSSSYTDQLQIHFYESCPYLKFAHFTANQAILESIGLSGSVHVIDFNLQQGLQWPPLIQALALRPGGPPAFYLTGISSPPGDGLQKVGTKLTNFAEKFGVKFEFRGFYCKNFGDLEPFMLDLESETVAINSIFELHRLLAYPGVIQKALTTIKALNPKVITLVEQVANHNGPSFMERFTEALHYYSSLFDALEEASVAGSLDVVRSEEYLGRQICNVVGCEGTDRVERHETVAQWLSRMQSSGFEMIHLGSNAFKQANTLLSALFHGRNGYKVEENNGSLTLGWHTRPLIATSAWTVPVASGTGTSTGTGGPK; translated from the coding sequence ATGAAGCAAGACAACACTCATCAATCCCCAAACCCCGCCGCCGCCGAGACCGAGAAATTGGCGGTCGGTGACCAGGACGAAGACGAGCTTCTAGCTGCTCTAGGCTACAATGTCCGGTCGTCGGACATGTCTGATGTAGCTCTGAAAATAGAACAGCTTGAAATGGTGATGGGGTTATCCGAACATGATGGAATTTCTCATCTCTCTTCCAATACAATCCATTATAATCCCTCCGATATGTCTTCTTGGATTGAAACCATGATTGATGAACTCAATAACCCTGTTCATGTCGGAGATGAATCCATCCCCGCCATCGCCACCACTGCCGCCTTCACCGATGACTCTGAGTATGATCTTCGAGTAATTCCGGGCATTGCTGCTTACCCTCAACTTAATTCCACCACCACCAGAAAGCGATGCAAGAACTTCGATTGCGAATCGGTTCTTGTTAAGGCACCGTCGTTCTCGGAGCCGTCGCGCTCGGTGGTTCTGGTGGATTCCGCTGAGACCGGCGTCCATTTGGTCCATAGCCTACTTGCCTGCGCCGATGCCGTCAGTCAAAACAACCTTAACCTCGCCGAAGCTATactcaaacatatcaaaatCCTCGTCGACGTTCAGACCGGCGCTGTAAGAAAAGTCGCCGGGTTTTTCGCCCAAGCTCTGACTTACCGGATTTACCGATTCTACCCATTGAAGCCCTTCGATTGTTCATCTTCATACACCGATCAACTCCAAATCCATTTCTATGAATCTTGCCCTTATCTGAAATTTGCCCATTTCACTGCCAATCAAGCCATTCTGGAATCCATCGGATTATCCGGTTCTGTCCACGTCATCGATTTCAACCTCCAGCAAGGCCTCCAATGGCCGCCGTTAATTCAGGCCCTCGCACTCCGTCCAGGTGGACCTCCGGCGTTTTATCTCACTGGAATCAGCTCCCCGCCGGGCGACGGATTACAGAAAGTGGGTACGAAATTGACCAATTTCGCGGAGAAATTCGGCGTTAAATTCGAATTCCGTGGTTTCTACTGTAAAAATTTCGGCGATCTCGAACCGTTCATGCTCGATTTAGAATCGGAAACCGTGGCTATAAATTCCATTTTCGAGCTCCACCGGCTACTGGCTTATCCAGGAGTGATTCAAAAAGCTCTAACCACGATCAAAGCTCTGAACCCGAAAGTCATCACTCTGGTGGAGCAGGTCGCGAACCACAATGGGCCATCGTTCATGGAACGATTCACAGAAGCACTGCACTATTACTCGAGCTTATTCGATGCGCTTGAAGAAGCGTCGGTCGCTGGGTCGTTGGATGTGGTGAGGTCGGAGGAGTATTTAGGGAGACAAATCTGCAACGTGGTGGGATGTGAAGGTACCGATCGGGTCGAGCGGCATGAAACGGTGGCGCAGTGGCTGAGCCGAATGCAGTCGAGTGGGTTCGAGATGATTCATCTGGGTTCAAACGCGTTCAAGCAGGCGAATACTCTGCTGTCGGCTCTGTTCCATGGAAGAAATGGGTACAAAGTTGAAGAGAATAACGGGAGTTTGACGTTGGGTTGGCACACTCGGCCACTCATCGCCACCTCTGCCTGGACTGTCCCCGTCGCCAGCGGCACCGGCACCAGCACCGGCACCGGCGGGCCGAAGTGA